One segment of Sander vitreus isolate 19-12246 chromosome 20, sanVit1, whole genome shotgun sequence DNA contains the following:
- the ganc gene encoding neutral alpha-glucosidase C, with amino-acid sequence MAEVSQPIVSVVPDDEGKEKFKKSDHVAFYRRQMEGPNLQHRALLDTMVLTEKGARFKLLEPDTQTTLLLSVSPCKNDTVRILIDELKPIKARYRVPDVITEEPQVEQLRVERQSKDSVTLSWSSGRHQVCVWHFPFRLEILCEDKVMVTFNSKGKLWLETLRDPPGATSHGSEHQEDHTRLLWRETFRQFVDLKANGPSSIGSDLCLHGFSHVYGLPEHADGLQLRDTRDGEPYRLYNLDVFAYDLYSRLGLYGSVPLLVAHKPDRTLGVFWLNASETFVNIHYSPSDHQDGQTPPVKRRRVEPQTDVHWLSESGVIDCVVLLGPSPQQLFTQYAQLTGYQALPPLFALGYHQCRWNYDDEADVKAVDAGFDRHDIPYDVIWLDIEHTDGKRYFTWDADLFPEPAGLQRHLEEKKRKLVVISDPHIKVDPDWSLYCEARDGRHFVKNRQGQIYEGSCWPGESSYLDFSSSDTRAWYSRCFGLDKYKGSTPSLFVWNDMNEPSVFDGPEQTMPKDAVHYGGWEHRELHNLYGFYQHMATVEGLITRSGGLERPFVLSRSFFAGSQRLGAIWTGDNVASWEYLRISIPMLLSLSVAGIAFCGADVGGFVQDPEPELLVRWYQAGALQPFFRGHSAKETKRREPWLFGEEVTAAIRTVIQQRYCLLPYWYTVFHQAHTSGLPPLRPLWVEFPREQSTFTVDNQYMIGGALLACPVTEAGVQKVKVLIPGTGEVWYDVHSAKAYNGGRTLSIPVTLDTVPVFQRGGSVVCRSAGSGSCTAELQQLPLSITVALNSQEVADGELYLDDGHSFSYRDNKAFCLRRFTMLSGRLLCRPASEGGGAFDCVTVVRSVTVLGVKSKPSTVVVHVSGAKDTSAAFEYMETCCMLTVNNLKLRVAMDWEIQIG; translated from the exons ATGGCGGAAGTGAGCCAACCAATCGTTAG TGTTGTTCCTGATGATGAAGGGAAAGAAAAGTTCAAGAAGAGTGACCATGTGGCTTTTTACAG GCGACAGATGGAGGGCCCCAACTTGCAGCACCGAGCCCTGTTGGACACCATGGTGCTCACAGAGAAGGGGGCACGTTTTAAACTGTTGGAACCTGACACACAG ACCACACTGCTTCTTTCTGTGTCACCTTGCAAAAATGACACGGTGAGGATATTAATAGATGAACTGAAGCCCATTAAAGCACGCTACCGAGTTCCAGATGTGATAACGGAGGAACCGCAGGTTGAACA GTTGAGAGTGGAGAGGCAGTCTAAGGACTCTGTCACACTCTCTTGGTCTTCGGGGCGTCAccaggtttgtgtgtggcatttCCCTTTCCGGCTGGAGATCCTGTGCGAGGACAAAGTGATGGTTACATTCAACTCTAAAGGCAAACTGTGGCTGGAGACGCTGCGGGATCCACCCGG GGCCACATCTCATGGTAGTGAG CATCAAGAGGACCACACAAGGTTATTATGGAGAGAGACTTTCAGGCAGTTTGTGGATCTCAAAGCTAATG GTCCCAGTAGCATTGGGTCTGACCTCTGTCTCCACGGCTTCAGTCATGTGTACGGTCTCCCAGAGCACGCCGACGGCCTTCAGCTCAGAGACACCAG aGATGGTGAACCTTATCGGCTGTATAACTTGGATGTCTTTGCGTATGACTTGTACAGCCGCCTCGGCCTGTATGGGTCGGTGCCGCTGTTGGTGGCCCACAAGCCCGACAGGACGTTGGGTGTATTTTGGCTAAATGCATCCGAAACGTTTGTGAACATTCATTACAGCCCATCTGACCATCAG GATGGCCAAACACCCCCAGTGAAGAGGAGGCGGGTGGAGCCTCAGACTGACGTCCACTGGCTGTCAGAGAGTGGCGTGATTGACTGCGTGGTTCTGCTCGGGCCCAGTCCACAGCAGCTGTTCACCCAGTATGCTCAGCTGACAG gATATCAAGCCCTACCCCCTTTGTTTGCACTTGGGTACCACCAGTGCCGCTGGAACTACGACGATGAAGCTGACGTGAAGGCTGTAGATGCTGGATTTGATCGCCACGACATCCCGTACGACGTCATCTGGCTGGATATCGAGCACACGGATGGGAAGCGTTATTTTACCTGGGACGCTGATCTTTTCCCCGAACCAGCCGGCCTGCAGCGCCACctagaggagaagaagaggaag TTGGTTGTTATAAGTGATCCCCACATCAAGGTTGACCCTGATTGGTCGTTGTACTGTGAGGCCAGAGACGGACGGCATTTTGTCAAGAACAGACAGGGGCAGATCTATGAGGGCTCATGCTGGCCTG GTGAGTCCTCCTACCTTGACTTCAGCAGTTCAGACACTCGGGCGTGGTACTCCAGATGTTTCGGCCTGGATAAGTACAAG GGATCAACGCCATCGTTATTTGTGTGGAATGATATGAATGAACCGTCTGTGTTCGACGGGCCAGAGCAGACAATGCCAAAGGACGCAGTGCATTATGGGGGCTGGGAACACCGGGAATTACATAACCTGTACGGCTTCTACCAG CACATGGCAACAGTGGAGGGCCTGATCACTCGCTCAGGGGGCTTAGAGAGACCTTTTGTCCTTTCACGCTCGTTCTTTGCCGGGTCACAGAGACTTG GAGCAATATGGACAGGGGACAACGTTGCCAGTTGGGAGTACCTGAGAATCTCCATCCCAATGCTTTTGTCTCTAAGTGTGGCAGGGATCGCATTTTGTGGAG CGGATGTCGGTGGGTTCGTTCAGGATCCGGAGCCGGAGTTGCTGGTGCGTTGGTACCAGGCGGGCGCCCTGCAGCCGTTTTTCAGAGGTCACTCTGCAAAGGAGACAAAGCGCCGGGAGCCCTGGCTGTTTGGAGAGGAAGTCACTGCTGCAATCCGCACTGTGATCCAACAGAG GTACTGTTTGCTGCCATACTGGTACACTGTGTTCCACCAGGCTCACACCTCTGGTCTGCCTCCACTCAG ACCTCTGTGGGTGGAGTTCCCGAGAGAACAGAGCACCTTCACTGTGGACAACCAGTATATGATTG GAGGAGCACTGCTGGCCTGTCCTGTAACTGAAGCGGGTGTTCAAAAAGTCAAAGTCTTAATTCCTGGAACTGGTGAG GTTTGGTATGACGTCCACTCTGCAAAGGCGTATAACGGAGGCAGGACTCTGAGTATTCCAGTCACCTTGGACACA GTTCCTGTGTTCCAGCGTGGTGGCTCGGTGGTCTGCAGGTCAGCAGGCAGTGGCTCCTGTACAGCTGAACTCCAGCAGCTCCCCCTCTCCATCACTGTGGCCCTCAACTCTCAG gaaGTGGCTGATGGGGAGTTGTACCTGGACGACGGGCACTCCTTCAGCTACCGTGACAACAAGGCCTTCTGCCTGCGCAGGTTCACCATGCTGTCAGGCCGTCTGCTCTGCCG TCCTGccagtgaaggaggaggagcgTTTGACTGCGTTACTGTCGTACGGTCAGTCACCGTCCTGGGAGTGAAGAGCAAACCGTCCACAGTGGTTGTGCATGTGTCAG GTGCTAAAGACACCTCTGCTGCCTTTGAATACATGGAGACCTGCTGCATGCTGACAGTGAACAACCTGAAGCTCAGAGTGGCGATGGACTGGGAGATACAGATAGGTTAA